Proteins encoded in a region of the Trypanosoma brucei gambiense DAL972 chromosome 11, complete sequence genome:
- a CDS encoding Tb-291 membrane associated protein, putative,(fragment) encodes MWNFLIDIKNAARRTVAPTRDELAAAPEQKQQRSAAMSSGFSLLEEHVVGWMNKLTSSPVVLDSGAGSAELAGEYEKPPPLLCLAEEKRTSLEPEELFRYITESVSLITLTSKRIHGEAQFLLQLSLEEKITHTSDFLSVYTWWEDAVDQRLRKCELIFEEYKAQPGLINVENIVHLQQRINSIWETCTADIGTVKKIGTLLREEKYDLINQVGNDIPSEFAHQHDQNNDKTAKHRIIVSEAQPTGNKNSSLLHAQCTQESRVHTGEYVQNECTNKMSTSSGKLHPRINESDTPAKKGKMRQHDGKEHLIRICKTSDNSEEETRLRAEEEARLRAEEESRLRAEEEARLRAEEEARLRAEEEARLRAEEEARLRAEEEARLRAEEESRLRAEEESRLRDEEESRLRDEEEARLRDEEEARLRAEEESRLRAEEEARLRDEEESRLRDEEEARLRAEEEARLRAEEEARLRAEEEARLRAEEEARLRAEEEARLRAEEESRLRAEEESRLRAEEESRLRDEEEARLRAEEEARLRAEEEARLRDEEEARLRDEEEARLRAEEESRLRAEEEARLRAEEEARLRAEEEARLRAEEEARLRAEEEARLRAEEEARLRAEEESRLRAEEEARLRAEEEARLRAEEESRLRAEEESRLRDEEESRLRDEEEARLRAEEEARLRAEEEARLRAEEEARLRAEEEARLRAEEEARLRAEEEARLRAEEESRLRAEEEARLRAEEEARLRAEEEARLRDEEEARLRAEEEARLRDEEESRLRDEEEARLRAEEEARLRAEEEARLRAEEEARLRAEEEARLRAEEEARLRAEEEARLRAEEEARLRAEEEARLRAEEEARLRAEEEARLRAEEEARLRAEEESRLRDEEESRLRDEEEARLRAEEEARLRAEEEARLRAEEEARLRDEEESRLRDEEEARLRAEEEARLRAEEEARLRDEEEARLRAEEEARLRAEEEARLRDEEEARLRDEEEARLRAEEEARLRAEEEARLRAEEEARLRAEEEARLRDEEESRLRAEEEARL; translated from the coding sequence ATGTGGAACTTTTTAATAGACATAAAGAACGCGGCTCGGCGCACGGTTGCCCCAACGCGAGACGAGCTCGCCGCTGCACCTGAACAGAAACAGCAACGAAGTGCAGCAATGAGCTCGGGGTTTTCCCTCCTCGAGGAGCACGTCGTCGGTTGGATGAACAAACTCACCTCATCCCCTGTTGTACTCGACTCTGGCGCTGGCAGTGCCGAACTGGCTGGCGAATATGAAAAACCGCCACCACTTTTATGTCTTGCGGAAGAAAAGCGTACATCTCTGGAACCAGAAGAATTGTTTCGATACATTACGGAGTCTGTCAGTCTTATAACTCTCACTTCCAAACGTATCCACGGGGAGGCGCAGTTCCTCCTTCAATTAAGCctagaggaaaaaataacgCATACAAGCGACTTTCTCAGCGTCTACACCTGGTGGGAAGATGCCGTGGATCAGCGTCTCCGCAAGTGTGAATTGATCTTCGAGGAGTACAAAGCGCAACCTGGGTTGATAAATGTAGAGAACATCGTTCATCTTCAACAGCGCATAAACAGCATTTGGGAAACATGTACAGCGGATATAGGAACTGTAAAAAAGATTGGAACGCTGTTGAGAGAGGAAAAGTACGACCTCATTAACCAAGTGGGCAACGACATCCCTAGCGAGTTCGCACATCAGCACGACCAGAACAACGATAAGACCGCGAAGCATCGCATTATAGTATCAGAGGCTCAACCcacaggaaacaaaaacagtagCTTGCTACACGCTCAATGCACACAGGAAAGCAGAGTTCACACAGGAGAATACGTACAAAATGAATGCACAAATAAAATGAGCACCAGCAGCGGCAAACTCCACCCTCGAATTAACGAAAGTGACACACCTGctaagaaagggaaaatgagaCAACACGATGGTAAAGAGCATCTTATTAGGATTTGCAAGACGTCAGATAACTCCGAGGAAGAGAcacgtctgagagctgaggaggaagcacgtctgagagctgaagaggaatcacgtctgagagctgaagaggaagcacgtctcagagctgaagaggaagcacgtctcagagctgaagaggaagcacgtctgagagctgaagaggaagcacgtctcagagctgaagaggaagcacgtctgagagctgaagaggaatcacgtctgagagctgaagaggaatcaCGTCTCAGAGATGAAGAGGAATCACGTCTCagagatgaagaggaagcacgtctcagagatgaagaggaagcacgtctcagagctgaagaggaatcacgtctgagagctgaagaggaagcacgtctcagagATGAAGAGGAATCACGTCTCagagatgaagaggaagcacgtctcagagctgaagaggaagcacgtctcagagctgaagaggaagcacgtctcagagctgaagaggaagcacgtctcagagctgaagaggaagcacgtctcagagctgaagaggaagcacgtctcagagctgaagaggaatcacgtctgagagctgaagaggaatcacgtctcagagctgaagaggaatcaCGTCTCagagatgaagaggaagcacgtctgagagctgaagaggaagcacgtctcagagctgaagaggaagcacgtctcagagatgaagaggaagcacgtctcagagatgaagaggaagcacgtctgagagctgaagaggaatcacgtctcagagctgaagaggaagcacgtctcagagctgaagaggaagcacgtctcagagctgaagaggaagcacgtctcagagctgaagaggaagcacgtctcagagctgaagaggaagcacgtctcagagctgaagaggaagcacgtctgagagctgaagaggaatcacgtctcagagctgaagaggaagcacgtctcagagctgaagaggaagcacgtctgagagctgaagaggaatcacgtctgagagctgaagaggaatcaCGTCTCAGAGATGAAGAGGAATCACGTCTCagagatgaagaggaagcacgtctcagagctgaagaggaagcacgtctcagagctgaagaggaagcacgtctcagagctgaagaggaagcacgtctcagagctgaagaggaagcacgtctcagagctgaagaggaagcacgtctgagagctgaagaggaagcacgtctgagagctgaagaggaatcacgtctgagagctgaagaggaagcacgtctcagagctgaagaggaagcacgtctcagagctgaagaggaagcacgtctcagagatgaagaggaagcacgtctcagagctgaagaggaagcacgtctcagagATGAAGAGGAATCACGTCTCagagatgaagaggaagcacgtctcagagctgaagaggaagcacgtctcagagctgaagaggaagcacgtctcagagctgaagaggaagcacgtctcagagctgaagaggaagcacgtctcagagctgaagaggaagcacgtctcagagctgaagaggaagcacgtctcagagctgaagaggaagcacgtctcagagctgaagaggaagcacgtctcagagctgaagaggaagcacgtctcagagctgaagaggaagcacgtctcagagctgaagaggaagcacgtctgagagctgaagaggaatcaCGTCTCAGAGATGAAGAGGAATCACGTCTCagagatgaagaggaagcacgtctgagagctgaagaggaagcacgtctcagagctgaagaggaagcacgtctgagagctgaagaggaagcacgtctcagagATGAAGAGGAATCACGTCTCagagatgaagaggaagcacgtctgagagctgaagaggaagcacgtctcagagctgaagaggaagcacgtctgagagatgaagaggaagcacgtctcagagctgaagaggaagcacgtctgagagctgaagaggaagcacgtctcagagatgaagaggaagcacgtctcagagatgaagaggaagcacgtctgagagctgaagaggaagcacgtctcagagctgaagaggaagcacgtctgagagctgaagaggaagcacgtctcagagctgaagaggaagcacgtctcagagatgaagaggaatcacgtctcagagctgaagaggaagcacgtctc
- a CDS encoding Tb-291 membrane associated protein, putative: MWNFLIDIKNAARRTVAPTRDELAAAPEQKQQRSAAMSSGFSLLEEHVVGWMNKLTSSPVVLDSGAGSAELAGEYEKPPPLLCLAEEKRTSLEPEELFRYITESVSLITLTSKRIHGEAQFLLQLSLEEKITHTSDFLSVYTWWEDAVDQRLRKCELIFEEYKAQPGLINVENIVHLQQRINSIWETCTADIGTVKKIGTLLREEKYDLINQVGNDIPSEFAHQHDQNNDKTAKHRIIVSEAQPTGNKNSSLLHAQCTQESRVHTGEYVQNECTNKMSTSSGKLHPRINESDTPAKKGKMRQHDGKEHLIRICKTSDNSEEETRLRAEEEARLRAEEESRLRAEEEARLRAEEEARLRAEEEARLRAEEEARLRAEEESRLRAEEEARLRAEEEARLRAEEEARLRAEEEARLRAEEEARLRAEEESRLRAEEEARLRAEEEARLRAEEEARLRAEEEARLRAEEEARLRAEEEARLRAEEEARLRAEEEARLRAEEEARLRAEEEARLRAEEEARLRAEEEARLRAEEESRLRDEEEARLRAEEEARLRAEEEARLRAEEEARLRDEEEARLRDEEEARLRAEEEARLRAEEEARLRDEEEARLRAEEEARLRAEEEARLRDEEEARLRAEEEETRLRAEEEPLFRAEEESRLRAEEEARLRAEEEARLRAEEEARLRAEEEARLRAEEEARLRAEEEARLRAEEEARLRAEEEARLRAEEEARLRAEEEARLRAEEEARLRAEEEARLRAEEEARLRAEEEARLRAEEEARLRAEEEARLRAEEEARLRAEEEARLRAEEEARLRAEEEARLRAEEEARLRAEEEARLRAEEEARLRAEEEARLRAEEEARLRAEEEARLRAEEEARLRAEEEARLRAEEEARLRAEEEARLRAEEEARLRAEEEARLRAEEEARLRAEEEARLRAEEEARLRAEEEARLRAEEEARLRAEEEARLRAEEEARLRAEEEARLRAEEEARLRAEEEARLRAEEEARLRAEEEARLRAEEEARLRAEEEARLRAEEEARLRAEEEARLRAEEEARLRAEEEARLRAEEEARLRAEEEARLRAEEEARLRAEEEARLRAEEEARLRAEEEARLRAEEEARLRAEEEARLRAEEEARLRAEEEARLRAEEEARLRAEEEARLRDEEEARLRAEEEARLRAEEEARLRAEEEAWCGHSPHFSKLFAVLEHEEGVCRSIVCRKQADEYLTVYKKYIVSTSVSFVDKDESDHSENPSIVARLESVAAPSDRQDTGSAAVKSRIVKAKADVLVDDEGEEWDDW; encoded by the coding sequence ATGTGGAACTTTTTAATAGACATAAAGAACGCGGCTCGGCGCACGGTTGCCCCAACGCGAGACGAGCTCGCCGCTGCACCTGAACAGAAACAGCAACGAAGTGCAGCAATGAGCTCGGGGTTTTCCCTCCTCGAGGAGCACGTCGTCGGTTGGATGAACAAACTCACCTCATCCCCTGTTGTACTCGACTCTGGCGCTGGCAGTGCCGAACTGGCTGGCGAATATGAAAAACCGCCACCACTTTTATGTCTTGCGGAAGAAAAGCGTACATCTCTGGAACCAGAAGAATTGTTTCGATACATTACGGAGTCTGTCAGTCTTATAACTCTCACTTCCAAACGTATCCACGGGGAGGCGCAGTTCCTCCTTCAATTAAGCctagaggaaaaaataacgCATACAAGCGACTTTCTCAGCGTCTACACCTGGTGGGAAGATGCCGTGGATCAGCGTCTCCGCAAGTGTGAATTGATCTTCGAGGAGTACAAAGCGCAACCTGGGTTGATAAATGTAGAGAACATCGTTCATCTTCAACAGCGCATAAACAGCATTTGGGAAACATGTACAGCGGATATAGGAACTGTAAAAAAGATTGGAACGCTGTTGAGAGAGGAAAAGTACGACCTCATTAACCAAGTGGGCAACGACATCCCTAGCGAGTTCGCACATCAGCACGACCAGAACAACGATAAGACCGCGAAGCATCGCATTATAGTATCAGAGGCTCAACCcacaggaaacaaaaacagtagCTTGCTACACGCTCAATGCACACAGGAAAGCAGAGTTCACACAGGAGAATACGTACAAAATGAATGCACAAATAAAATGAGCACCAGCAGCGGCAAACTCCACCCTCGAATTAACGAAAGTGACACACCTGctaagaaagggaaaatgagaCAACACGATGGTAAAGAGCATCTTATTAGGATTTGCAAGACGTCAGATAACTCCGAGGAAGAGAcacgtctgagagctgaggaggaagcacgtctgagagctgaagaggaatcacgtctgagagctgaagaggaagcacgtctcagagctgaagaggaagcacgtctcagagctgaagaggaagcacgtctgagagctgaagaggaagcacgtctcagagctgaagaggaatcacgtctgagagctgaagaggaagcacgtctcagagctgaagaggaagcacgtctcagagctgaagaggaagcacgtctgagagctgaagaggaagcacgtctcagagctgaagaggaagcacgtctgagagctgaagaggaatcacgtctgagagctgaagaggaagcacgtctcagagctgaagaggaagcacgtctcagagctgaagaggaagcacgtctgagagctgaagaggaagcacgtctcagagctgaagaggaagcacgtctgagagctgaagaggaagcacgtctcagagctgaagaggaagcacgtctcagagctgaagaggaagcacgtctcagagctgaagaggaagcacgtctcagagctgaagaggaagcacgtctcagagctgaagaggaagcacgtctgagagctgaagaggaagcacgtctcagagctgaagaggaatcaCGTCTCagagatgaagaggaagcacgtctcagagctgaagaggaagcacgtctcagagctgaagaggaagcacgtctcagagctgaagaggaagcacgtctcagagatgaagaggaagcacgtctcagagatgaagaggaagcacgtctgagagctgaagaggaagcacgtctcagagctgaagaggaagcacgtctcagagatgaagaggaagcacgtctcagagctgaagaggaagcacgtctcagagctgaagaggaagcacgtctcagagatgaagaggaagcacgtctgagagctgaagaggaagaaactcGTCtaagagctgaagaggaaccCCTtttcagagctgaagaggaatcacgtctcagagctgaagaggaagcacgtctcagagctgaagaggaagcacgtctcagagctgaagaggaagcacgtctcagagctgaagaggaagcacgtctcagagctgaagaggaagcacgtctcagagctgaagaggaagcacgtctcagagctgaagaggaagcacgtctcagagctgaagaggaagcacgtctcagagctgaagaggaagcacgtctcagagctgaagaggaagcacgtctcagagctgaagaggaagcacgtctcagagctgaagaggaagcacgtctcagagctgaagaggaagcacgtctcagagctgaagaggaagcacgtctcagagctgaagaggaagcacgtctcagagctgaagaggaagcacgtctcagagctgaagaggaagcacgtctcagagctgaagaggaagcacgtctcagagctgaagaggaagcacgtctcagagctgaagaggaagcacgtctcagagctgaagaggaagcacgtctcagagctgaagaggaagcacgtctcagagctgaagaggaagcacgtctcagagctgaagaggaagcacgtctcagagctgaagaggaagcacgtctcagagctgaagaggaagcacgtctcagagctgaagaggaagcacgtctcagagctgaagaggaagcacgtctcagagctgaagaggaagcacgtctcagagctgaagaggaagcacgtctcagagctgaagaggaagcacgtctcagagctgaagaggaagcacgtctcagagctgaagaggaagcacgtctcagagctgaagaggaagcacgtctcagagctgaagaggaagcacgtctcagagctgaagaggaagcacgtctcagagctgaagaggaagcacgtctcagagctgaagaggaagcacgtctcagagctgaagaggaagcacgtctcagagctgaggaggaagcacgtctcagagctgaggaggaagcacgtctcagagctgaggaggaagcacgtctcagagctgaggaggaagcacgtctcagagctgaggaggaagcacgtctcagagctgaggaggaagcacgtctcagagctgaggaggaagcacgtctcagagctgaggaggaagcacgtctcagagctgaggaggaagcacgtctcagagctgaagaggaagcacgtctcagagctgaagaggaagcacgtctcagagctgaagaggaagcacgtctcagagctgaagaggaagcacgtctcagagctgaagaggaagcacgtctcagagctgaagaggaagcacgtctcagagctgaagaggaagcacgtctcagagctgaagaggaagcacgtctcagagctgaagaggaagcacgtctcagagctgaagaggaagcacgtctcagagctgaagaggaagcacgtctcagagctgaagaggaagcacgtctcagagctgaagaggaagcacgtctcagagctgaagaggaagcacgtctcagagatgaagaggaagcacgtctgagagctgaagaggaagcacgtctgagagctgaagaggaagcacgtctcagagctgaagaggaagcatgGTGTGGGCACTCACCCCATTTTTCTAAGCTTTTTGCGGTTCTTGAGCATGAGGAAGGAGTTTGTAGGAGCATCGTTTGCCGGAAGCAAGCAGATGAATATCTTACTGTCTACAAAAAGTATATAGTTTCTACCTCAGTTAGTTTCGTTGATAAAGACGAGAGTGACCACTCCGAAAATCCTAGTATTGTTGCTCGCTTGGAGAGTGTAGCTGCTCCTTCTGATAGGCAGGATACGGGCTCTGCTGCTGTTAAATCACGCATTGTGAAAGCCAAGGCAGATGTACTAGTTGATGATGAGGGGGAGGAGTGGGATGACTGGTAG
- a CDS encoding methionyl-tRNA formyltransferase: protein MRQCISRCGHSVARACFWSHISSFLVNRRSRSSTTDPPAPSTMVGCVEQVTITGNGDKTRGTPNCAFTVCGMSKPPSIIFFGGDIVSLVALKALHNRLQLIMDARPLQEKGCSAATGSEKSQLVVVCPFLPADPFTVFKQYRRQYPVARYCVEHGIPLVPVDHPTSMAKSKTLEYLLHPKHLPTPVISGVAQVDHIAGRPLEMFDVAVVVSFRYFLPNKLLEKLRFTINLHPSLLPRYRGASPIFAPLLRGDDKGGVSVIKLPPRGMFMDGGDVLLQRTIPIPPEMTIREYFPSVTEQGAEALCDCLFGKVPVAPALSSPPGSLHLGPAVANGYCDWPRTFNALWNAAWKQGHDLHFTKDPWHAPLLKRESAVIYWHKVTADEAYGIWRAFVGGEYFSPTINATLDKGATPVRGQLIKRLLSRTVCELEKQTVWHRGDQLSGEGCNEGLPKEQQRDGHGGGGTDEGGNAVQRKDITVASSKPSEKVDDAEGAGSHDHFRHRLLVRCTFTDAVYPQGTPSAVQWELQRLEQGTVTHFRNLHDCGDCGSNAPTTESFIEAGSAYFPKSAEDICAVKCRVGWFLWNAVVLEGSRKQSAGLLRKGMAMKTGVLYPRLFVVQANDKGKCSSRDIGGRSASNTNATVTACRSNLASC from the coding sequence ATGCGGCAGTGCATATCGAGGTGTGGACATAGTGTGGCAAGAGCTTGTTTCTGGAGccacatttcttcctttctggtAAATCGTCGATCGAGAAGCAGCACCACCGATCCACCCGCCCCCTCCACTATGGTGGGATGTGTCGAGCAGGTCACGATCACCGGCAATGGCGATAAAACGAGGGGTACGCCGAACTGTGCTTTTACTGTTTGCGGAATGTCCAAACCCCCTTCCATCATTTTCTTCGGTGGTGATATTGTCTCGCTAGTGGCTTTGAAGGCTCTTCACAACCGCCTTCAGCTAATCATGGATGCTCGTCCCCTTCAGGAAAAAGGGTGTAGCGCGGCAACCGGTAGCGAGAAATCCCAACTTGTGGTTGTttgtcccttccttcctGCCGATCCTTTCACAGTGTTCAAACAGTACAGGCGTCAATACCCCGTGGCGCGATACTGTGTAGAGCACGGCATACCCTTAGTGCCTGTTGACCACCCGACGTCTATGGCGAAAAGTAAAACACTGGAATACCTGCTGCATCCCAAGCATTTGCCAACGCCTGTCATTAGCGGTGTGGCGCAAGTCGATCACATCGCGGGGCGACCCCTGGAGATGTTTGATGTAGCAGTCGTAGTGTCGTTTCGGTACTTCCTGCCGAACAAACTACTTGAGAAATTGAGATTCACCATCAATTTGCATCCCTCTTTGTTGCCGCGGTATCGTGGCGCAAGTCCTATCTTTGCTCCGCTGCTTCGGGGGGACGACAAGGGTGGTGTTAGCGTTATCAAACTTCCACCGAGAGGGATGTTTATGGATGGCGGAGATGTGTTGCTTCAGCGAACTATACCAATACCACCGGAGATGACCATCCGAGAGTACTTTCCCAGCGTGACTGAGCAGGGCGCGGAAGCGCTCTGCGACTGCCTATTTGGTAAGGTCCCTGTTGCGCCTGCACTCAGCTCACCTCCAGGAAGTCTTCATCTCGGCCCAGCAGTAGCCAATGGCTACTGTGATTGGCCACGGACATTCAATGCATTGTGGAATGCGGCGTGGAAGCAAGGGCACGACCTCCACTTCACAAAAGATCCGTGGCATGCGCCTCTTCTGAAAAGAGAATCAGCCGTTATTTACTGGCACAAAGTCACCGCGGACGAGGCCTACGGAATCTGGAGAGCGTTTGTTGGGGGTGAGTACTTCAGTCCAACCATCAACGCCACGTTAGACAAGGGTGCGACCCCCGTGCGGGGACAACTAATAAAACGGCTGTTGTCCCGTACGGTATGCGAACTAGAGAAACAAACGGTGTGGCACCGCGGTGATCAACTCAGCGGAGAAGGGTGCAATGAGGGACTTCCGAAGGAACAGCAGAGAGATGGGCATGGCGGCGGTGGGACGGACGAGGGAGGTAACGCAGTTCAGCGAAAAGACATCACAGTGGCCAGCAGCAAACCGTCAGAAAAAGTAGACGATGCCGAGGGTGCTGGGTCTCATGACCATTTCCGCCACCGTCTTCTCGTTAGGTGTACCTTCACGGATGCTGTTTACCCTCAAGGCACCCCCAGCGCTGTCCAATGGGAGCTTCAGCGATTGGAGCAGGGGACTGTCACGCATTTTCGGAACTTGCATGACTGTGGCGACTGTGGCTCAAACGCCCCCACCACGGAAAGCTTTATTGAGGCAGGCAGCGCTTACTTCCCCAAGTCGGCGGAGGACATATGTGCTGTCAAGTGTCGTGTAGGTTGGTTCCTATGGAATGCTGTTGTGTTGGAGGGGTCACGCAAGCAGTCAGCAGGGTTATTGCGGAAAGGAATGGCCATGAAAACTGGAGTGCTGTATCCGCGCCTCTTCGTGGTCCAAGCAAATGATAAGGGCAAGTGCTCTTCAAGGGATATCGGTGGCCGTAGCGCTTCTAACACAAACGCTACGGTAACTGCGTGTCGGAGCAACCTGGCATCCTGTTGA